Proteins from one Enterobacter bugandensis genomic window:
- a CDS encoding DUF6387 family protein, with product MRAISPFEELKNWFNLDNYEPIKSFTIKELHREIVFREVIFDSINFEWEDENQNLKSILDGNPILSRQENYYDPYVKGQKHVVQISFGDIEKLEKKLIMFDMDFFEQNGDFKKELKNKPITQTMRDFFLNKNSSKMCVSFDLGLSSDEEIISALQTMLPTLRKEYEIDPVKTEKIGLAKIRKLVDYNIIPMMDLLIWSKFKKAKISNMVLSRVLYPDFTHEIRGEDHIKDTDRPVAEKALNGEITRSLEYFLSKNSHLINIPISELGSL from the coding sequence ATGAGAGCAATTAGCCCCTTTGAGGAATTGAAGAACTGGTTTAATCTTGATAACTACGAACCGATAAAATCGTTTACAATCAAGGAACTGCATAGAGAAATTGTCTTTAGAGAAGTGATTTTTGATAGTATAAATTTTGAATGGGAAGATGAAAATCAAAATTTGAAGTCAATCCTTGACGGTAATCCTATTTTAAGTAGACAAGAAAATTATTATGATCCCTATGTTAAGGGACAAAAACATGTTGTACAGATAAGTTTCGGTGATATAGAAAAATTAGAGAAAAAACTAATAATGTTTGATATGGATTTCTTTGAACAGAATGGTGATTTCAAGAAAGAATTAAAAAATAAACCCATAACACAAACCATGAGAGACTTTTTTCTCAACAAAAATAGCAGCAAGATGTGTGTATCATTTGATTTGGGGTTATCTAGTGATGAGGAAATTATATCAGCCCTGCAAACTATGCTTCCAACTCTAAGGAAAGAATACGAGATTGATCCAGTAAAAACAGAAAAGATAGGGCTCGCAAAAATAAGAAAACTTGTCGATTACAACATTATTCCTATGATGGACCTACTAATTTGGTCAAAATTCAAAAAAGCAAAAATCTCAAATATGGTCTTGTCTCGTGTGTTGTATCCTGATTTCACTCACGAGATTAGAGGCGAAGATCACATTAAAGATACAGATAGGCCCGTTGCTGAGAAGGCTTTAAATGGAGAGATAACTCGTAGTTTGGAGTACTTTCTTAGTAAAAACAGTCATCTCATCAACATACCGATTTCAGAACTCGGATCTCTCTAG
- a CDS encoding DNA cytosine methyltransferase, translated as MSTINPAIFSFFSGSGFLDLGFEKNGYEVVFVNEYHAPFMDAYKHSRKKLNIAPPRFGYAECSIEDVEHEKIKSSMLQLKNEGRLTGFIGGPPCPDFSVAGKNKGRDGENGRLSQSYIDIILEMKPDFFLFENVKGLYRTSKHREFFDHLKTQLESVGYCLHEKLINSIEYGAPQDRQRIILIGFLDEKYASQFNWGQRVYPERTAFEYKWPTTNQFSENTSVIKPKGIPEELTVEHWFKKNQVDNHPNAKHVFAARAGLARFLTVEEGDDSKKSYKRLHRWRFSPTAAYGNNEVHLHPYKPRRITVAEALAIQSLPKEFELPAYMTLSNMFKTVGNGVPYLAAAGIAKSIIEHLGIEYESNCGELSTGDCQSTKKHAV; from the coding sequence ATGTCCACAATTAACCCCGCAATTTTTTCTTTTTTCTCTGGTTCAGGATTTCTTGATCTTGGATTTGAAAAAAATGGTTATGAAGTGGTTTTCGTGAATGAATACCATGCTCCGTTTATGGATGCATATAAACATTCGAGGAAAAAATTAAATATAGCACCACCTCGTTTTGGGTATGCAGAGTGCAGTATTGAAGATGTAGAACATGAAAAAATTAAGTCTTCTATGCTTCAACTTAAAAATGAGGGGCGATTGACTGGATTTATTGGTGGTCCACCATGCCCGGATTTCTCTGTAGCGGGTAAAAATAAAGGTCGAGATGGTGAAAACGGTCGGCTTTCACAAAGCTATATTGATATCATTCTTGAAATGAAACCAGATTTCTTTCTTTTTGAGAATGTTAAAGGTCTATACCGTACCAGTAAACATAGGGAGTTTTTTGACCATTTAAAAACTCAATTAGAATCGGTTGGTTATTGTTTGCATGAAAAACTAATAAATTCTATTGAGTATGGTGCTCCTCAAGATAGGCAACGAATCATATTGATTGGTTTCCTTGATGAAAAATACGCAAGTCAGTTCAATTGGGGGCAAAGAGTCTACCCTGAAAGAACTGCATTTGAATATAAATGGCCGACGACAAACCAATTTTCAGAAAACACTTCTGTTATAAAACCAAAGGGTATCCCAGAAGAGTTAACAGTAGAGCATTGGTTCAAGAAAAACCAGGTTGATAATCATCCAAATGCAAAGCATGTATTCGCGGCAAGAGCAGGGCTTGCGAGGTTTTTGACTGTCGAAGAAGGGGACGATAGTAAAAAATCCTATAAAAGGTTGCATAGATGGAGATTTTCACCAACTGCTGCTTATGGTAATAATGAGGTACATTTACATCCTTATAAACCAAGAAGAATTACTGTTGCCGAAGCATTAGCAATTCAGTCTTTACCAAAAGAATTTGAATTACCTGCTTATATGACTCTGTCTAATATGTTTAAAACAGTCGGTAACGGTGTACCCTACTTAGCAGCGGCCGGTATTGCCAAATCTATTATAGAGCATTTAGGAATCGAATATGAGAGTAACTGCGGCGAACTTAGCACAGGCGATTGCCAATCTACCAAAAAACACGCAGTTTAA
- a CDS encoding helix-turn-helix transcriptional regulator, translated as MNTINQSLIRLPEVLKRTGFGKAWIYRLISEGRFPAPVKIGVRAVAFVESEVDEWIQSVIETSRIKVA; from the coding sequence ATGAATACAATCAATCAAAGCTTAATTCGTTTACCAGAAGTCTTGAAACGAACTGGTTTCGGCAAGGCCTGGATCTATCGTCTGATCAGTGAAGGTCGGTTTCCGGCACCCGTTAAGATCGGAGTTCGTGCCGTTGCTTTTGTCGAGAGTGAAGTTGACGAGTGGATTCAATCAGTTATCGAAACAAGCAGAATTAAAGTTGCTTAA
- a CDS encoding tyrosine-type recombinase/integrase — MALTDIKVRTTKPSDKPFKLTDGQGMHLLINPNGSKYWRLQYRFDGKQKVLALGVYPMVSLGEARRKRDEAKKLVSDGIDPSEKKKADKIEQSEALTFESVARDWHKACKRKWSDSHSERVLKSMEDGLFTAIGKRKISELNTRDLLAPIKAVEASGRLEVASRLQQRTTAVMRYAVQNGLIDYNPAQEMAGAIAVAKRVHRPALPFERFSELLERIDSFKGRKLTKLAVKLTLLIFIRSSELRFARWSEIDFDNAMWTIPGEREPLPGVKHSHRGSKMKTPHLVPLSRQALELLKAIREISGECELVFIGDHDFRKPMSENTVNKALRSMGYDTTVEVCGHGFRAMACSALIESGKWSRDAVERQMSHQERNSVRAAYIHKAEHLDERRLMLQWWADYLNALKDRFISPFDFTTK; from the coding sequence ATGGCTCTCACCGATATCAAAGTTAGGACTACCAAGCCCTCTGACAAACCCTTCAAACTTACTGATGGGCAGGGTATGCACCTGCTGATCAATCCTAACGGCTCGAAGTACTGGCGATTACAGTACCGTTTCGACGGCAAACAGAAAGTTTTAGCATTGGGTGTTTATCCAATGGTCTCTCTTGGTGAGGCCCGCAGGAAGCGAGATGAAGCCAAAAAGTTGGTATCTGATGGTATCGACCCTTCTGAGAAGAAAAAAGCCGACAAGATCGAGCAGAGCGAAGCTCTTACTTTTGAATCTGTTGCCAGGGACTGGCATAAGGCTTGTAAAAGAAAATGGTCAGATTCCCACAGCGAGAGAGTTCTAAAAAGCATGGAAGATGGTCTCTTTACTGCCATTGGTAAAAGAAAAATATCCGAGCTTAATACCAGAGATCTTCTTGCCCCTATCAAGGCTGTTGAAGCTTCCGGGCGATTGGAAGTTGCTTCCCGCCTACAGCAAAGAACAACAGCAGTAATGCGATATGCCGTCCAAAATGGGCTGATAGATTACAATCCTGCTCAGGAGATGGCAGGAGCTATTGCGGTAGCTAAAAGAGTCCACAGGCCAGCTTTACCATTCGAACGATTCTCAGAACTTTTAGAACGAATTGATAGTTTCAAGGGTAGAAAACTCACGAAGTTAGCCGTGAAACTCACATTGCTCATTTTCATTCGGTCAAGTGAACTCAGGTTTGCTCGTTGGTCCGAGATAGATTTCGACAATGCCATGTGGACTATCCCTGGGGAACGTGAGCCATTGCCAGGGGTCAAACATTCTCATCGAGGCTCAAAAATGAAGACCCCACACCTCGTGCCGTTAAGTCGTCAGGCTTTAGAACTCCTCAAAGCTATCAGAGAAATCAGCGGTGAATGTGAACTTGTGTTCATTGGTGATCATGATTTTAGAAAGCCTATGAGTGAAAACACGGTAAACAAGGCTTTAAGGTCTATGGGCTACGACACTACTGTTGAAGTATGTGGACATGGTTTTCGTGCGATGGCATGTAGTGCGTTGATCGAATCGGGAAAATGGTCAAGGGATGCTGTTGAACGGCAGATGAGCCACCAAGAGCGAAACTCCGTTCGTGCTGCCTACATTCATAAAGCAGAACACCTTGATGAAAGAAGGCTTATGTTGCAGTGGTGGGCTGATTACCTTAATGCCTTGAAAGATAGGTTTATCAGTCCCTTTGATTTTACAACAAAGTAG
- a CDS encoding restriction endonuclease codes for MRVTAANLAQAIANLPKNTQFNYVNVRNSGRIIVTNVQLPEGPIEFKRFDPKKGETLHSSKSESISTQMLWRLANALQEDVPVNLDRIFGASYNTRAVLESLLAHTPEFYWCKLDRLEVMNTQKNIKKGHKHLIYRPNDPHENGVAIEHITNVIISEMNLDVVHQSVDIETILPTKGMTIEEKRRHAQIQISLVKIGHYLGYRTWVAANDRGLQYNGKSIAQMDGVIDNLRNEQVLQSYDKAIKEARLIDCIWFRNGKLMPAVMEIEHSTGIKSGLVRMKQFYDYAPQLKNIRWTVVAPDEYRNKVIEFSNMPQFKELDTRFFPYSAVEELYSLCARRNPQGITDDFLDAFMEKCVTH; via the coding sequence ATGAGAGTAACTGCGGCGAACTTAGCACAGGCGATTGCCAATCTACCAAAAAACACGCAGTTTAATTATGTAAATGTGCGAAATTCGGGAAGAATCATTGTAACGAATGTCCAACTTCCCGAAGGCCCAATAGAATTTAAAAGATTCGATCCAAAAAAGGGTGAGACACTACATAGTTCTAAATCGGAAAGTATCTCCACACAAATGTTGTGGAGATTGGCTAATGCTTTACAGGAAGATGTCCCTGTCAATTTGGATCGTATTTTTGGTGCAAGCTATAATACACGTGCTGTTCTCGAAAGCCTTTTGGCCCATACTCCTGAGTTTTATTGGTGTAAGCTTGATCGCCTTGAGGTAATGAACACTCAGAAAAACATTAAAAAAGGTCACAAGCACCTTATTTATAGACCAAATGACCCACATGAAAATGGTGTAGCAATAGAACATATTACTAATGTTATAATTTCTGAAATGAATTTAGATGTTGTCCATCAATCAGTTGATATAGAGACAATCTTACCTACTAAAGGAATGACGATTGAGGAAAAAAGACGTCATGCACAAATTCAAATCTCATTAGTAAAAATAGGTCATTACTTAGGTTATCGAACATGGGTTGCAGCAAATGATCGAGGCCTCCAATATAATGGAAAATCTATAGCTCAAATGGATGGGGTCATAGATAATTTAAGAAATGAACAAGTGCTTCAATCATATGATAAAGCTATCAAGGAAGCTCGGCTTATAGATTGCATTTGGTTTCGAAATGGAAAATTAATGCCTGCAGTTATGGAGATTGAACATAGCACTGGTATTAAAAGTGGTTTGGTAAGAATGAAACAATTTTATGATTATGCACCACAGTTAAAAAATATACGTTGGACCGTTGTGGCACCTGACGAATATAGAAATAAAGTTATAGAGTTTTCTAATATGCCACAGTTTAAAGAATTAGACACTCGATTCTTCCCCTATTCTGCTGTAGAGGAACTCTATTCATTATGTGCAAGAAGGAATCCTCAAGGAATTACAGACGATTTCCTCGATGCATTCATGGAAAAGTGTGTGACACATTAG